A genomic window from Chanodichthys erythropterus isolate Z2021 chromosome 1, ASM2448905v1, whole genome shotgun sequence includes:
- the LOC137022822 gene encoding uncharacterized protein: MLKSKRRKTPLQDAEDHMTRRADKPGLQEQFISKYKGRGVFTTRAFFRGDFALEYRGELLSSEESLDRAEHYTEAENAFLFEFQWCGRNWCIDASKEDGSLGRLVNDEHRNPTCKMRTLEVSRKPHLCLFAVRDILPGEEITFNHGDSDWPWRVKPLNQASTESSDKKPSISLGPQRSPHCAAPVSSPGLDEVNSSGPHKQSGKARTSRKTKRFQSRHHEDCYECFNRAEIENECNTIAKQLSQKDCLSSLVTSTTDASSSSPPCAVSTSVMTSSPSPYYRLPEGTLQLAKMSKVLMAMEKGTLSDFKGKKLDNIEIDPNEQLEAQGDSMSSDEEDYSDVSQTTAPAETDPPVQSDQSVSQEDQGSSNAPKKKWEDNEVKAVERHMMEFIKTCKFPGKQDCERCIHAEPEGLKQRTWTGVKNYVRNRITTLKRKGGL, from the exons atgctgaaaagCAAAAGGCGTAAAACACCTCTGCAGGATGCAGAGGATCACATGACCCGTAGAGCTGATAAGCCTGGGCTTCAAGAGCAGTTCATCAGCAAATATAAAG GGCGTGGAGTTTTCACCACTAGAGCTTTTTTCAGAGGTGATTTTGCTCTTGAATACAGAGGTGAACTTCTGAGTTCAGAAGAGAGTCTTGACCGAGCTGAACACTACACTGAGGCCGAGAACGCGTTCCTGTTTGAGTTTCAGTGGTGTGGCAGAAATTGGTG CATAGATGCATCTAAAGAAGACGGTTCCTTGGGAAGACTTGTAAATGACGAACACAGAAATCCTACTTGCAAAATGAGAACCCTTGAAGTGAGCAGGAAACCTCACCTGTGTCTCTTTGCTGTGCGAGACATTCTACCAGGGGAAGAAATCACTTTCAATCACGGAGACTCAGACTGGCCATGGCGAGTCAAG CCTTTGAATCAAGCATCAACTGAATCCTCTGATAAAAAGCCATCCATCAGTTTGGGTCCGCAGAGATCG CCTCATTGTGCTGCTCCTGTTTCTTCACCTGGATTGGACGAGGTGAACAGCAGTGGTCCACATAAGCAGTCAGGCAAAGCAAGAACATCAAGAAAAACG AAGCGGTTTCAATCAAGACATCATGAAGATTGCTATGAATGTTTTAACAGGGCagaaattgaaaatgaatgcaatACGATTGCTAAACAGCTATCACAAAAAGATTGTTTG TCATCCTTAGTCACGTCCACAACTGATGCATCCTCTTCATCACCACCCTGTGCTGTGTCCACCTCTGTGATGACCTCATCACCGTCACCGTATTACCGGTTACCAGAGGGGACACTGCAGTTGGCAAAAATGAGTAAAGTCCTAATGGCCATGGAGAAAGGAACACTGTCTGACTTCAAAGGAAAGAAACTTGACAACATTGAAATTGACCCAAATG AGCAACTTGAGGCTCAAGGTGATTCCATGTCAAGTGATGAGGAGGATTACAGTGACGTATCTCAGACAACAGCACCAGCAGAGACTGATCCACCTGTTCAATCTGATCAATCTGTTTCACAAGAGGATCAAG GTTCTTCAAATGCTCCAAAAAAGAAATGGGAGGACAATGAGGTAAAAGCAGTAGAGAGACACATGATGGAGTTCATCAAGACATGCAAATTTCCTGGTAAGCAAGACTGTGAAAGATGCATTCACGCAGAGCCAGAAGGTTTGAAGCAGCGAACATGGACTGGTGTGAAAAATTATGTGCGGAACAGGATCACGACTCTTAAAAGAAAGGGTGGTTTGTGA